ATTATTTTTAAAGATACTAGTGTGCCGGAAAACAGCGGTGGTTACACCGAGAACATTAAAACAAAACCGTTTGAAAACATCTGGAGGGACAATTCCTTATTTCATGAGATCCGTGCTTTGTCTGCGGCTGATTTTGATAAATGTTTAAGTTGTGAAATAGATAATTATTGCATTAAATGTATAGCGAAAAATTATAAGGCCTCCGGAGATCTTTCTAAACCGCAAAAAGATTTTTGTATCCAGGCTCACAGTACTTATGGCTGTTTAGCAGAAAGAAAATATTGAATATTAAATTTATAATATGGAAAGGAGGTGAACTCAATGAAGAAAACATATTTCAAACCAGAAATTGTATCTTATGGTGCACTTGAAACAGTTGTGCTTTCTGGTAACTCAGCAAGTAGCTGTCACACTGCATGCCCTTATTGATTGAAGGTATAATACCTGTTTTTTAAAATCGTCAAATATCCTTCGGGTGGCACTTTCCTTTTTGACGTTAGAAATGCCACCTGAGATATTTGTAATGCAGAAAGGAACCCCGATGCTGCAATTAATTTATGCTATGTTTTTATTGAGAGAGAAGAAAATGAATGAAGTCATTGAGTACTCCCTAAAGCATAAACGTTTAAATCCGAACCTGAAAAAATTTATAAACGTTACAAAAAAAATGCTTAGCGTAAGCAATAGTTCTTTGATTAATAGACATTTAGAACTTGGTTGTTTGAAGAGATCTCAGATCTTATTTTATTTAGCGTGCCGTTATGGTGTTTGTGTAACACTGAAGGTTGGATTCTGGCACTATTATGACAGTCATAACCGAAAAGTACTTTCTGGACATGCTTGGGTAGAACTAGACGGAGAGCCCTACTTCGAATCTCAGAGTATAAAGAAATACAAGGTTTCGTTTGAAGCGAAAAATTAGCTTTTGAAAAGGAGATACGATCATGATGTATAAACTTAACGCAAGAGATTTTGGATGGAACCAGATTGATGAAGATTTTGTTGTGTTTACAATGACGGACGAAAAATATCATGTATTTAACGAAACAGCCAAAGAATTATTTGAATTTATTCATGTACACGAAGGTTGTTCTATAGAC
This genomic interval from Paenibacillus sp. FSL H8-0332 contains the following:
- a CDS encoding lasso peptide biosynthesis protein: MTLEMPPEIFVMQKGTPMLQLIYAMFLLREKKMNEVIEYSLKHKRLNPNLKKFINVTKKMLSVSNSSLINRHLELGCLKRSQILFYLACRYGVCVTLKVGFWHYYDSHNRKVLSGHAWVELDGEPYFESQSIKKYKVSFEAKN
- a CDS encoding PqqD family protein — protein: MMYKLNARDFGWNQIDEDFVVFTMTDEKYHVFNETAKELFEFIHVHEGCSIDDINNYFEQNYEIENQEQLSQDIKILLEQMQQIGMLYEIS